The nucleotide sequence TAGCCCGGTCCCCAGTCGATCCGGTACTCGCCGAGACCACCACCGATCCATTTAACGTTCGACGTGTTGCCCGCCTCCAGCCGGATAGTCGCAGTCGTCACCTTTGCGGCAGCAAGCGCGTCAAGATCGTCAAACCACAGCCTGAACGGGCTGCTACCGTCCTCCCGGGTGTATTCCTCGACGATCATAACAGCCACTTGAGTAACATATAGGTTACCGTCCGTCTAGCGACGGGCTGCCGTTCGGCAGGGCCACTAGGGGCGCTGCCCCACGCGCGGGTCAAGGGATCGCTGTCGCTCGTCCGGGCCGGTATCCCCGGCCTTCCTCCACGTCGTTCCTCCGTTCCGTGCAGGCCGGGCGATCCCCCTCCGGCCCGGACGCCCTTGCCCCTTGCTACCCCCGCTCTCGCCGAGGGGCAGGAGGTCAGACGCGGCGCTGCGCTGCGCTGACCTCCAGACCGAAGGACAAGGCCATGACCGACACCGCCCAGGCTCCCCGCAACATGATCTTCAACGGCGATTGCATCGACGTAATGCAGGTGTTCGATACCGGCAACATCGACTTCATCCTGACCGATCCGCCCTACGTCACCCACTACCGCGACCGGCAGGGACGCAGCGTGAAGAACGACGACAACGGGCGCTGGCTCAAGCCGGCGTTCGCGGAGATGCACCGGGTGCTCAAGGACGGCGGCTTCGCGGTCAGCTTCTACGGCTGGAACAAGGTGGACCTGTTCATGGAGGCATGGCGCGGGGCGGGCTTCCGCATCGTCGGGCATCTGGTGTTCCGCAAGCGGTATGCGTCGTCGTCGCGGTTCCTGCGCTACGAACACGAGCAGGCGTATCTTCTCGCCAAGGGCAATCCCCGGATGCCGGCGCGCGTCATCCCCGACGTGATCGACTTCCCTTACAGCGGCAACCGGCTACACCCGACGCAGAAGCCGGTCGAGGCGTTGCGCCCGCTGGTAGAGGCGTTCAGCCGGCCGGGGGAACTGGTGCTGGACCCGTTCAGCGGTTCGGGATCGACGCTGGTGGCGGCGCAGGCGCTGGGGCGCGATTGGGTCGGCATCGAACTGGACAACGGCCACTATCACACCGCGACCAGCCGGCTGGCGGAGGCGCACCGCAGGGCAGCCGCATAGGCTGCCCCACCATCGCGAGCATCGCCCGCCGACCACCTGCCGGCGGGCGGCCATGCCTCCCACAGGTCGGCATGGCCGCGTATGGCGCGCTCGCCGGGCTGCGCCCGGCTCGCCAAGACTTGATTAAATACATCCGATATGGAAGAAGTTGTTTACCAATATCGATCGCGCAACGCGATCTACATATCTGCAAATACCATCTGCAAACTTCAATCGAACTAATCGACGCTTCCTCTTTCCAGCGATGCTGCGCTGGCAGGAAAGAGGGGACGCCATGCCGAATACCGATTGGCGCACGCCGGCTACCTACGCCCATGCTCGAAACATCTCGACCGCCGGCTTCGCGTGGGAATTCCTCCGCCGCGATCCCGACTATCGCCGCGACTTCCGGCACGTGAAGGCGTCGCCGCGCGGGGCGGTCGAGGTGCAGGCGGCGTTCACCGACCGATGGGGGTTGCGATTTCCCAGCGGACCCGGACCGGCCTGCCGACGAAGCACCCCCGTTCTGGTCGCCCTGGCTGCTGCCTGACGCCTTCGAGCTGCGACGCGCGGTTCTACCACCGGACGATCCGGCCGCCGCTTTACCGATCCGCCTCTCCGAACTGTCCGGCCTCGACGTGCGCCTATCCGTGGACGGAACGTGGCACGGCGTATGGCGCACGATCGGCGCCGCCCATCGCTTCCACCTTGCTATCCCGCCGCCAAGCGACGCCGCAACCTACGTCGTCGTCCTGCCGCTGGACCGGTTGCTCGAACTGCGCGCCGACGCCGTCGTGCGTTTCTGGCTCGCCCTGCAAGGTCGCCCACCCGGCGACCGGCGGCACGACCTGCCGGCGCAGACCCGCGCCCGCCTAATCCTCGTCCTCCGGGCTTTGGACGGCCGGCTGACCGGCGCCAGCTACCGCGACATCGCGAAGGTGCTGCTCGGCTTTCGCGGCGGCAAGGCCGATTGGGACAGCGATCCGCGCAAGAACCAGGCCCGCCGCCTCGTCGCCGATGGGCTGCGCATCATGCGGGGCGGTTATCGCGACCTGCTCGTCTATCCGGTCCGGCTGCCGCACCGCCGCTGACCGCCTCCGCGCCGGGGTGCCGGAATCGCACCCCTCCGATTCCGACACGCTGCACGCCGCCGGTTCTCCGCCACGGTTCGCCATAGCCCGCTGCCGCCCACCGGCAGCCCGCCACGCACCGCCGGAGACCCGACCATGCTCGATCCCAAGACGGGGTTGCCGCCCCGCTACCTGCGCGCGCCCGATGCCGCGCGCTTCCTCGGCATCTCGATCCGCACGCTGGAGAAGCACCGGACCTACGGCACCGGCCCGACCTATCGCAAGATCGGCGGGCGTGTCCTCTATTCGGTGGAGGATCTCCAGGCGTGGACCGCCATCGGCGCACGCAAATCCGCCTCCGAGCAGACCGCCACCCGCGTCTTTCCCGCCCGCCCGCTGACCGCGGCCGAGAAGGCGTCACTCTGAATGTCGGGCGATGTCACCCGGAGCGAACGCCGGCAGCTCGACCCATTCGTCGTTGCGATCGGCGATGCGCCCCCACGCGACCAGCGCGACCTCATGGAGCGGCCGTTCTTCTCCCTCGCCAAGGCCAAGCGCATCGCACCGATCCTCTACGAGGCCGGCGGCCAGCACGTCGAGGTCCACGCCATGCCCGAGCACGGCATGGCGACGATCTGGGACGCCGACGTGCTGATCTGGGCGGCGAGCCAGATCGTCGATGCCGCCAACCACGGCCTGCGCACCTCCCGCTTTCTGCGCTTTACACCCTACCAGATGCTGATCGCGATCGACCGCGCCACCGGCGCGCGCGAGTACCGGCTGCTGAAGGGCGCGCTTGCCCGCCTGCAATCGACCGTGATCCGCACCACCATCCGTCACGGCGAGCATTGGCGGCGGCACCAGTTCTCCTGGATCAACGAGTGGGAAGAGTTGACCACCAGTGACGGCCGCGTCGAGGGCATGGAGTTCGTCCTGCCCGACTGGTTCTACCGCGGCGTCGTCGACCGCTCGCTCGTCCTGACGATCGACCCGGCCTATTTCCGGCTGACCGGTGGCATCGAGCGCTGGCTCTACCGCGTCGCCCGCAAGCACGCCGGCCACCAGCCGCGCGGCTGGACGTTCGAGGTCGCGCACCTCCACCAGAAGTCCGGCAGCCTCGCGCGGGTCTCCGACTTCGCGCTCGACCTGCGCCGCATCGTCGGGCGCCAGCCGCTGCCCGGCTACCGGCTCGACATGGCGCGCGACGGGCGGCGCGAGCTGCTCCGCATCCGCCCGGTTTCGCCATCCACAGTGCCTGTTAACGGACCTGTGGAAACGCTCGTGACTTCGGGCGCAAACGGTATCGGGATTTCGGGCGCAGCCCTATCGGGACTTCGGGCGCACGAACCGCAGCTAAGTCTCTGGCCGCGAACGCCAAATCCCGCCCGTAACTTAGAGTCTAATATACTGACTCTAACTTGTTGTTGTGAGTCAGTGGACTGTGGAGACAACGCGTCTCCTTTTCAGTCTGCCATCGGCGGACTGATCCGTAAAGCCGCTCTTGCCTGCGAAGACGCCGCCGCTCGCCCGCCAGGACGCGCGAGCGCCGCCGTTTGCCGCCGCTGCGGCCGTCCCCGTCCATCATCGTCACGCTGAGGTGCGGCTCATGTCTCTCCGAGGAGCACTCGCTAATATCCGTGGTCGGCATGATGTCCGCCACATTCCGGGATCTGGAGACCAGGCGGTCAGGCTAACAAGCGCCGTGCGATCAGGCCCGAAGGCCGCCGGCAACTCTAATTTCGATCTCGCCCGTGTCCCCGTCTCCTCAGGAGACGCCGCTCCGCCGTGGCGGAACCCGGTGACGCGCCGGAAGGGTCCGGCCGGATCGCCTACGCCGCCGTCACGCGCGGGCGATCCGGCCGCCCCGCAGGCCGACGCCGTATCGGAAGGTCGACCCGTCGACCCAGATCTTGTGCAGCAGCACGGCCAGGGCGCGCGCGACCGCCGTCGCGGCCTTCTTCAGCCCCTTCTTCTTCAGGAGCCGCAGCCCCCACAGCCGCAGCTTGAAGTTTTTGGGGATGCGCGTGAGGATGGCGATCGCCGCCTCGTAGAGCATAGCCCGCGTCAGGTCGTCGCCGCATTTGGAGATCCGCCCCGACCGGTCGGTCTCGCCCGACTGGTAGCGTCGCGGCGTCAGCCCGAAGTGGGCGCCGACGGTCATGGATTTCCGGAAGCGGCCGGGATCGTCGACGGTGGCCCGGAAGGTCAGCGCCACGATCGCGCCGACGCCCGGCACCGTCATCATCCGCCGCACCGCCGGATCGGCGCGCGCCGCCCCCAGCGCCAGCCGGTGCAGCCGGGCGAACTGGAGCCGCATGGCGGCGCGGGCGACCAGCAGCGGCTCGACGATCCGCTCGAGATCGTCCGCGCCGGCCAGCAGCTCGCGTACCCGCGCCTCGAAGCGCCCGGTCGAGACCGCCCCGACCTTCAGCCCGAACGGCCGGATCAGGCCGCGGATCATGTTCTCCATGTCGAGCACCTTGCCGAGCAGCGCCTTGCGCCCGCCGAGCAGCACGCGCAGCGCCTGCGCCTCGCGCGACTTGACATGCACCGCCCGGAACCAGCCCGTGCGCATGAGTTGCGCGATCCCGCGCGCATCGTTGCGGTCGGTCTTGTTGATCATCGCGGCCAGCGCCGCCTTGGTGTGGCGTGTCTCGATGCAGGTCACCGGCAGCCCCTTCTCGTCGAGCGCGGCATGCAGCCAGGCACTGAACGAGAAGGCCTCCAGGCCGACGCGCTTCAGTGCCACGCCCCACTCGGCCAGGAACAGCTCGATCGCGTCGGGATCGCTCGGCAGCTTCCCCTCCCGGACGACCTTGCCGTCGCCGTTCACCACGCACACGCTCGTCGCCTCCAGCGACACGTCCAGTCCCGCGTAGTAGTCCATTTCATGCCTCCGTCGCCGATCCCGGCGACGCACCGCGCACCGCCTCCTACGATCGCTTCCCAACGGCATCATCGCCACAGCCACCACCTTGGCGAGAGAGCACAGGTCAGTACCCCGGCTAACAAAGAAGCTAACTCGATTGCTGTCGCGCGCACGCGCGGGCGGCACGGTGCCGGTGCCGTCGAAGGGCGCGAACCATGATGCACGCGCTCGACCTGTTCAGCGCGGCGGCGGGCGGCTGGACGCTCGGCCTGCACCGCGCCGGCTTCCTCACCGTCGCCGCCTGCGAGATCGTCGAATGGCGCCGCATCCTCTACGCGGAAAACAATCCCCATGTCCGCCTCTACGAGGATATCCGCGACCTCGACGCAGCTCGACTTGTTTCCGACCTCGGATACCTGCCCGACATCGTCGTCGGCAGTCCGCCCTGCCAGGATATCTCGGTCGCCAACGTCAAGGGGCGCGGGATCGACGGCGAGCGGTCGCGGCTCTACCTCGAAGGCGTCCGGCTGGTCGGAGACTGCCGCCCTCGCTGGTTCGCTTTTGAGAACAGCGCTCATCTCAGAACTCGCGGCGCGGACCGACTGCTCGATGCGCTGGCGGCGCTCGGCTACGCCTGCGAACCATGCGTGGTGGGTGCTGGAGACCTCGGCGCCAATCACGAGCGCAAGCGATCCTGGCTCGTCGGCTTCGACCCCGACCAGCTCGTCGCCCGCGCT is from Methylorubrum populi and encodes:
- a CDS encoding DUF6499 domain-containing protein — protein: MPNTDWRTPATYAHARNISTAGFAWEFLRRDPDYRRDFRHVKASPRGAVEVQAAFTDRWGLRFPSGPGPACRRSTPVLVALAAA
- a CDS encoding DNA methyltransferase; the encoded protein is MTDTAQAPRNMIFNGDCIDVMQVFDTGNIDFILTDPPYVTHYRDRQGRSVKNDDNGRWLKPAFAEMHRVLKDGGFAVSFYGWNKVDLFMEAWRGAGFRIVGHLVFRKRYASSSRFLRYEHEQAYLLAKGNPRMPARVIPDVIDFPYSGNRLHPTQKPVEALRPLVEAFSRPGELVLDPFSGSGSTLVAAQALGRDWVGIELDNGHYHTATSRLAEAHRRAAA
- a CDS encoding helix-turn-helix domain-containing protein, producing the protein MLDPKTGLPPRYLRAPDAARFLGISIRTLEKHRTYGTGPTYRKIGGRVLYSVEDLQAWTAIGARKSASEQTATRVFPARPLTAAEKASL
- a CDS encoding type II toxin-antitoxin system RelE/ParE family toxin translates to MIVEEYTREDGSSPFRLWFDDLDALAAAKVTTATIRLEAGNTSNVKWIGGGLGEYRIDWGPGYRIYLAQDGDALIVLFAGGTKKRQQADIERAQVLLAEYKARKAAARKAKR
- a CDS encoding replication initiator protein A, coding for MSGDVTRSERRQLDPFVVAIGDAPPRDQRDLMERPFFSLAKAKRIAPILYEAGGQHVEVHAMPEHGMATIWDADVLIWAASQIVDAANHGLRTSRFLRFTPYQMLIAIDRATGAREYRLLKGALARLQSTVIRTTIRHGEHWRRHQFSWINEWEELTTSDGRVEGMEFVLPDWFYRGVVDRSLVLTIDPAYFRLTGGIERWLYRVARKHAGHQPRGWTFEVAHLHQKSGSLARVSDFALDLRRIVGRQPLPGYRLDMARDGRRELLRIRPVSPSTVPVNGPVETLVTSGANGIGISGAALSGLRAHEPQLSLWPRTPNPARNLESNILTLTCCCESVDCGDNASPFQSAIGGLIRKAALACEDAAARPPGRASAAVCRRCGRPRPSSSR
- a CDS encoding IS110 family transposase, whose translation is MDYYAGLDVSLEATSVCVVNGDGKVVREGKLPSDPDAIELFLAEWGVALKRVGLEAFSFSAWLHAALDEKGLPVTCIETRHTKAALAAMINKTDRNDARGIAQLMRTGWFRAVHVKSREAQALRVLLGGRKALLGKVLDMENMIRGLIRPFGLKVGAVSTGRFEARVRELLAGADDLERIVEPLLVARAAMRLQFARLHRLALGAARADPAVRRMMTVPGVGAIVALTFRATVDDPGRFRKSMTVGAHFGLTPRRYQSGETDRSGRISKCGDDLTRAMLYEAAIAILTRIPKNFKLRLWGLRLLKKKGLKKAATAVARALAVLLHKIWVDGSTFRYGVGLRGGRIARA
- a CDS encoding DUF2285 domain-containing protein codes for the protein MDGTWHGVWRTIGAAHRFHLAIPPPSDAATYVVVLPLDRLLELRADAVVRFWLALQGRPPGDRRHDLPAQTRARLILVLRALDGRLTGASYRDIAKVLLGFRGGKADWDSDPRKNQARRLVADGLRIMRGGYRDLLVYPVRLPHRR